The Criblamydia sequanensis CRIB-18 genome contains a region encoding:
- a CDS encoding DUF1398 family protein — protein sequence MINKVSPPILVENSQKRVLDNTIYYLEHYLKPDRKWGKNTTPKQRIDLIRNADVNWQTVCCHIRSMPYYDFLNTPYWKAIADHTKYKAGYRCQLCNSNHKLATHHRNYRIHGFEHANMQELIVICERCHNKFHDRLPKAKPDLELHRRNSKIHHYELTPAPKSTAIRKISQSKFHFRLLKKKIFKIIIILMISFVIFASLLSSNNSALEKITPAKPIDYKEFVFSKLNETGKSSSLNQENKESKAVDNLLAAQQFAISIRSKKDGFPYLAEALRKFGITRNIWNLPSCKNIYLTKYGSVVCQGTPIDITTVNIPPFNREALIKVIGNDQAIQRTFPEFLKALWEAGVVRYEVDFEKRKVTYYGLSDQIYSVTYPAVEINSD from the coding sequence ATGATCAATAAAGTGTCCCCTCCCATTTTAGTAGAAAATAGCCAAAAACGAGTTCTAGATAATACAATATACTATTTAGAACACTATCTTAAACCGGATAGAAAATGGGGCAAAAACACCACTCCAAAACAGAGAATTGATCTTATAAGGAATGCCGATGTCAATTGGCAAACCGTTTGCTGTCATATCAGATCCATGCCCTACTACGACTTCTTAAATACGCCTTATTGGAAAGCGATAGCGGATCATACTAAATATAAAGCCGGCTATAGATGCCAACTTTGCAACAGCAATCATAAGTTGGCTACCCATCACAGGAATTACAGAATCCACGGATTTGAGCATGCTAACATGCAGGAATTAATAGTAATTTGCGAGCGTTGCCATAACAAATTTCATGACCGATTGCCAAAAGCGAAACCCGATTTGGAACTGCATCGCAGAAATTCCAAAATCCACCATTACGAATTGACTCCTGCCCCAAAATCAACGGCTATTAGGAAAATTAGCCAAAGCAAATTTCATTTTCGACTGCTCAAAAAAAAAATTTTTAAGATTATTATTATTTTAATGATTTCATTTGTCATTTTCGCGAGTTTACTTTCTTCGAATAACTCTGCTTTGGAGAAAATTACACCTGCAAAACCTATAGATTATAAAGAATTTGTTTTTTCAAAATTAAATGAAACCGGAAAAAGCTCATCATTAAATCAAGAGAATAAGGAAAGTAAAGCTGTCGACAATCTTCTGGCAGCACAACAATTCGCTATCAGTATTCGGTCCAAAAAAGACGGCTTTCCTTATCTTGCAGAAGCTTTAAGAAAATTTGGAATCACAAGAAACATTTGGAATCTCCCTTCATGTAAAAATATTTATTTAACCAAATATGGTTCTGTTGTATGTCAGGGAACCCCTATTGATATAACAACGGTTAATATTCCCCCTTTTAATAGAGAGGCTCTTATAAAAGTCATAGGAAATGACCAAGCCATTCAAAGGACTTTTCCGGAATTCTTAAAAGCTTTGTGGGAGGCAGGGGTTGTAAGGTACGAGGTAGATTTTGAAAAGCGCAAAGTCACTTATTATGGACTTTCCGATCAAATCTATTCAGTTACCTATCCGGCTGTAGAGATAAACTCAGACTGA